A segment of the Micropterus dolomieu isolate WLL.071019.BEF.003 ecotype Adirondacks unplaced genomic scaffold, ASM2129224v1 contig_13462, whole genome shotgun sequence genome:
aggtgagtgtacatcACAATGGGCAAGGGAGGTTTTTGCATGGTGAATTACTCTTAATTAAAGCCTTAACAGTTTCTAATATGGAAAACATCATCGGATCAACACAGAACAGAAAGGATGTCTAGatttcactttaaaaatatctaaaccaacaaacacagcatGTCACAAAATGCATGGACAAATGAGAACACAATAACTTTCCACAAAACGTTGTCATAAAATAGGCCAACCAGAGTTTCAGACCGACAAGTTGAAAGAGTCCTTAGTCTCTGCAGTCACTCCTCTTCACACTAGCCATGCAGTGATCCCGTTTTGGCACAACTACACTGTAAGAAATGAGACCCCATCCCATGCCTTTTTTAACTTCCGACACAATGTAAATGAGAATTGGGTTCTTAACTGACCAGCCTGCTAAAATAAAGCAAAACCAATGTTTAAATCCAATATTGTCTCACTGCTCTTCTCCTTTGCTGGAACCTGCAATCTGTGAAAATATCAGTGGgatcaaaataatataacttGCTGCTGGataacacataaaaaataatgttttggttttacttaGGCTTGCGTAAGCACAAAGAACGCTACCTGACAGAGTAAAGTCAGGACACCAATGGGGCAATTCTttttgctgcagctcagcaaagAATCACTGGACAAACACAAAAGGGAATTCTTTGCTAAAATAACTAATTTTCGTAAATCAGACAGGTGAAGCCTCAAATTAACTTCAGCTGAACTTTGGAATGCATGTGGTTATAAGAAGTTATCTGTTCATGGTCAAGAGGAATGATTAGTGATCAAAAACGTATGAATGACATGTGAGTAAATTATTTAGTTAGAATTTAAAATCTGAAATGATCCTTTAAACACCTCGTGATGCCACATTAGAACATGATTGTTTTTACCAGCCTGAGCTGTTCAGACATTAACATCCACTATCTGTATTTCAACACAATGCATTACGAGGTGCTTTGCTGATGTTTTGTACTTACACTGGACATCTATGGATACAGATGTGGAGTTGATCTGGCCGTACTCATTCTCAGCCTTGCAGTGGTAGATCCCGCTGTCCTTAGAGCTGATAGAGTTGAAATGATAAATGTCTCCTGGTCTCTGAATCAGTGTTtggttctccttgtaccaggtgtatttagctgctgggttagcatcactgctgcaggtcagagtcactgaactgccctccactatctcagcagagggactcactgacacagagggaagctttggagcatctggggACAAAAGAGAGACAACTTATCAATATTTCTTTACAGGCCTGTTTTTAGGCAGTGACTGCCACAAGCTATGAGGAGCAATACAATTCATTGATTCATTTTTCTGATGTCCCAGTGGTTACTTTTGTTATCCACCTGCTTTAGAAATTCTGTTTCATGAGTAAGGCTGTGTTCGCCTCTGTAAATCTAGCTAGCAGGCTATAATAACCACTAACAGACCTGTACATAAAACTTGCCCACAAGTGTCCTCTTCGTGACCCTTTTCTTTGAAGAAATTTGGTGTCCTCCTGCGTGAATCGCAAAACCTTTACCCAAAAACTTGCCACATTGTGGGCAAAacattgttttactgttttaaagcAAGCCATGTGTATTTATCATGTGGTTTGCACAGCACCAGTGGCACTACATCTTTCACAGTGTCAAACTTGGTGAGTTAGGCGATTGACCTGTGGTTTTCTACACTCAACTAATAAAATATGACAGACAGATTTCAAACTTTACAgtgaaatcatttaaatatttaagtaaTAAATCAAAGCTGTTGGGCCATTTCAAATTTAAGCTATAATccaattaataaattataatagtaaataaaataatatattttccaTTGTGTCGAGGGAATTATTACAGTGAGTTTTCCATTTGtcttgatatatatataattttacagTGTCACAGTATTAGTAGTGTGATTGTATACATGGAAGTTTGTGTGACATGACTGATTGAGTACACCTGCTGTAACTGCTTCAGTAAATAACATAATTTGGCACCTGACAGGCCTATTGTTATAAACAAACCTAAACTCAACTCAAAAGAGGATGAGAAGTACTGATGATTGGATGTTCCTGAGTCTTGCTCTTACTCCACCTGCTGTTTCTGTTCTTCCTGCTAATATTATATTCAGCTTCTCTTCTACATTGACAGcactgtgcctgtgtgtgattGCACTACTGTGACCAAAGTGCAACATTTTATGTTTGGGTTTAAGCTTTCGCCCAgtatcaggggaaaaaaaggcacaaacatttttaatccatGCCCGTCTTTCAAATAGATTATTCAAGGTGAAGGTTTGTTTACTAAAGTGGCCCATATTGTATTTACATCAAATACCTATGTgtagcagcattttggactttGAAAGTGGTCTGCCAAATGGATGTGTGACAGTTTGAGTCCCAAATCTCAATTACAGCAGACTGTATGTCAAGCAAGTACAGTTGAAGGATATAAGCATGATTAGCAAAATCTTCTCCTACAAAGACAGATTTAAGATGTTCcactcacatttcacattaatgatgtattcagATGTCTTCCTCCCCAGCTGGTTCTCAGCTGCACAGTAATACTCtccagagtcagaggactgGATGGAGCTGAAGACAAGCTGTGGTTCTTCACTGAGCAGTCTTtggttctccttgtaccaggtgtatttagctgctgggttagcatcactgctgcaggtcagagtcactgaactgccctccactatctcagcagagggactcactgacacagagggaagctttggagcatctggaggagAGATGAACATGATTTACTTAAAGATTAGAATAAGTTATCAtagaatattttcattaaaacttctctgtttgtttctttctgaTTATCTCTAGTATTAGTCACAGTGGCTGTCCAGAGTGTTGATCCTGGAGCTGTCCTAGGTTTGACTTCTGCTGGTGAAAACTGACAGCCAATAAGAAGGCTTCAATCATTTATAATTTTCTACAACTCTATACATTTGCCTCCATATACAGGTCTTGTCAGTCTTCTCAGTGAAGTTGTAGGTGTTGCCAGCGGGCAAATCACTTCCTTGGTagttttgtaaagaaaaattGTGGAGTCTACATAACATATTAATCAACTCCACACTTGTTATCTTTACTAGACTGAACACAAATCTTCAGTCTTGTTTGTGTTCAGATTCTGTTGCAAAGAGCTGTTGTAAAAGTTTGCAAATGTTGCCAGTTTCATATTGTTAATTTTTCTGTGGTTGCAGCAGCATTTACGTATGTTTTTCAGATTTACCACTACTAAGATGTCTGTTGAGTCTGTCAGGAATAATTCTTCAAAAAGTGGTAACTCCATTATAAAGTTACTACTAAATATGAAAAGCAATTGGTCGTGACATCATCAAAAGAAGTAATGGAGCATCTCAATaagagaaacattttaactacCAAAAGATTAAATGGAGAAACAACATGTGTTATACATGTACTATGCCTGAATATCAAAAATGTCATGTAATAGGAAGGCATTTAACAAGGTTATATCACAGTGTGTCTGAATATTGCTTCTCTACTGGTTGCAgttttttctttacataaataaaaatgctgtgtgtgttttttcctgaCATAGTGtagtaaactcacacactgaaggagaggggaaatcCTCATGTCCTTTAAGAGCACAGGAGATGATGTCTCCAGGATAAAACTGATCTTTATAAGAAGATGTCGCCACCCTTTccattttctgtccattcttgaTCCAGACGTAGGAAGGACGATCAGGTAGACgacagctgctgtgacaaagcagctctgcctcagTATAATTCTTGTAGACTGTTGATCTGATCACCTGAACCTGGAGATCtgggaagaaaaaacagaaatatttgttCTTTATGTGGAACTGAATCACCCACAG
Coding sequences within it:
- the LOC123966449 gene encoding B-cell receptor CD22-like — translated: VCGQTCNRVTYTVRSICAVKGSSVDISCTYNSYSTYIRSKFWFSPERSLQWQNPSQPEDLSEDSQYAGRVQVLETERGRSTLRITDLRESDSAEYHFTAYTFEWRSSLPGTTLTVTDLQVQVIRSTVYKNYTEAELLCHSSCRLPDRPSYVWIKNGQKMERVATSSYKDQFYPGDIISCALKGHEDFPSPSVYAPKLPSVSVSPSAEIVEGSSVTLTCSSDANPAAKYTWYKENQRLLSEEPQLVFSSIQSSDSGEYYCAAENQLGRKTSEYIINVKYAPKLPSVSVSPSAEIVEGSSVTLTCSSDANPAAKYTWYKENQTLIQRPGDIYHFNSISSKDSGIYHCKAENEYGQINSTSVSIDVQ